CGTTGACCCTCTGCGTGCAAGGCAGATGCTCTAGCCAGCTGAGCTAATTCCCCCTTTTCATTGTATCGGGGTATTACGGTTGCCCCGTTGGCCCTTCCGACCAAAGTCGGAATGCTCTAGCCAGCTGGGCTAATTCCCCGTTTTTTTAATTACTAATTACTAATTTCCAATTACTAATTATTGGTAATTGGCCATTGGTAATTGGTAATTCCAATTCGTAGTCCCAGGCAGAGTTGAACTGCCGACCTCTACATTATCAGTGTAGCGCTCTAACCAACTGAGCTATAGGACTGGCTGGTTTCGTGTCGGCATCCCTCTTCTCTATTGCCTCGTTACATACGTTCTTATCGTCTACAACGGGGGGATGTCTTCCCTTATAGTGGATTATGTCATGTTTTATTTAGCACATACGTTTCTATTGCAAAGCTCATGTATCCATTTTATTGGTACCCTGTATCATTCCTTTTTTTTCAGAAAAAAATAACCGTGAACCGGAAGCTCCGGGCAATGCGAAGCTTTTCTTTGCCGGTTGTCTTGACCGTTTAGCCTTACAAGGGCCATCTCTCCAGAAAGGAGGTGTTCCAGCCGCACCTTCCGGTACGGCTACCTTGTTACGACTTAGCCCCAGTCACCGGTTTTACCCTAGGCCGCTCCTTGTCGGTTACGGACTTCAGGCACCCCCAGCTTCCATGGCTTGACGGGCGGTGTGTACAAGGCCCGGGAACGTATTCACCGCGCCGTGGCTGATGCGCGATTACTAGCGAATCCAGCTTCACGGAGTCGAGTTGCAGACTCCGATCCGAACTGAGAGTGGTTTTGGGGATTGGCATCATGTCGCCATGTAGCTGCCCTTTGTACCACCCATTGTAACACGTGTGTCGCCCCGGACGTAAGGGCCGTGCTGATTTGACGTCATCCCCACCTTCCTCGCATCTTACGATGGCAGTCTCGTTAGAGTCCCCAGCACTACCTGATGGCAACTAACGATGAGGGTTGCGCTCGTTATGGCACTTAAGCCGACACCTCACGGCACGAGCTGACGACAACCATGCAGCACCTACACGTCTGCCCCGAAGGGAGATCGGATCTCTCCGACTGTCAGACGCATTTCAAGCCCGGGTAAGGTTCCTCGCGTATCATCGAATTAAACCACATGTTCCTCCGCTTGTGCGGGCCCCCGTCAATTCCTTTGAGTTTCATTCTTGCGAACGTACTCCCCAGGTGGATTACTTAACGCTTTCGCTCAGCCGCTTACATTATATCGCAAACAGCCAGTAATCATCGTTTACTGCGTGGACTACCAGGGTATCTAATCCTGTTTGATCCCCACGCCTTCGTGCTTGAGCGTCAGTTATGGCTTAGTAAGCTGCCTGCGCAATCGGAGTTCCTCGTGATATCTATGCATTTCACCGCTACACCACAAATTCCGCCTACCTCATCCACACTCAAGGATACCAGTTTCGAAGGCACTTTTACGGTTGAGCCGCAAAATTTCACCGCCGACTTAATGTCCCGCCTGAGCACCCTTTAAACCCAATAAATCCGGATAACGCTCGGATCCTCCGTATTACCGCGGCTGCTGGCACGGAGTTAGCCGATCCTTATTCGCAAGGTACTTGCAAAAGGCCACACGTGGCCCACTTTATTCCCTTGCAAAAGAAGTTTACAACCCGTAGGGCCGTCTTCCTTCACGCGACGTGGCTGGTTCAGGCTTGCGCCCATTGACCAATATTCCTCACTGCTGCCTCCCGTAGGAGTCTGGTCCGTGTCTCAGTACCAGTGTGGGGGATAAACCTCTCAGTTCCCCTATCCATCGTTGCCTTGGTGGGCCGTTACCCCGCCAACTAGCTAATGGAACGCATGCCCATCTTCAACCGGTTGTCCTTTAACAAATATTCCCATGCGGGACCCCTGTGTTATAGGGTATTAGTCCGTCTTTCAACGGGTTATCCCCTTGTTGAAGGCAGGTTGCATACGTGTTACTCACCCGTGCGCCGGTCGCCACCATCCGTATTGCTACTTCATGTGATGCCCCTCGACTTGCATGTGTTAGGCCTATCGCTAGCGTTCATCCTGAGCCAGGATCAAACTCTTCGTTGTATATTTGTTTTTTTGGTTTTTCCTTGAAATCACCCCGCTTTACGGCATAACCGCAAAACAGCTAAACAAACAACCTTTGCTTTGAACGAAAAGTCCTCGTTTTTCCCTTGACCCCCGAATTCACGATTTATTTTTCAGTTTCCTAGTAGAATGGGGCCGGTGCATCTTCTCCCGATGACAACGGACCCCTTTATTGAACGGGTACCAATTTGACCCCGGCATGCCCATTCCCCTCAAGCCCCCACCTGGGAGGCTCCCGGGAAACATACCGCGATCCCTTGTATACTCTGCTTTGTCTTCTTTTAAACGTATATGTAAATAACCTAAAGATCGCTTTTCCTTGCTTTCGACTCAGGACTTATTTCCTGAAAGCGGGTGCAAAGATAGAGACTTCTTTTCTTACCATCCAAACAATTCAACAAAAAAAATCAATCTTTTTTTCTGTCATTTTCCCCGATTTTCAATCAAACAAAAGAAGATCATATCATTACCTCAAGAAAAAAAATAATCTTTTTTTTCAGGCTGACAGAAAAAAAATGGGAAACAGGTCAAAACCGGGAGAAAAACCCGAGAATTCCCTCTCCTGATTTTCTCTTAAAAATGCAGGAAAAACGACAACATTCTATAGAAAAAATAGAAAAACAGATATTCGATATGAAAAATCCGGAAAGGAAAATCTACAGACAGGAATAAACAAGAGAGTGAGAAATTATATTAAAAAGTGAAAAGATGCAATTTTTTCCATAGAATCACATTTTATAAGTATCTTCGCACAAAATCTACATTGCACCATTTAGAGGACTGCAACAATTCAATTATATTAGGCATTTCAAGTTTATTGCGCTATTTGAGTCGCCTTCGCTCCTTGACTTATCAATTGAGTCGCCTTCGCTCCTCGATTCTACAATTGAGTCGCCTTCGCTCCTCGATTGATAATTCTACGCTCAACATAGTCAAAACAAGTTTTGCCTTTGTGTTAGCTTATCGAAACAGTTATCGCAACGGCATAATGTAAGTGACAACAAACCAGAGGTGCAAATAAAACGTATAAAATAAGCACAAACAGATGAAAGGTATTATTCATATCTTAAAACGGTTTTTACCTCCTTATAAGAAATATGTCATCCTGGCATTTATCTTCAATATCTTGACAGCTATATTGAATGTCTTTTCTCTTGCAACCATTATTCCCATTCTCCAGGTTTTATTCAAAATAAACAGGGAAACATATTCATTTATCGAATGGGGGAGTTCTGACTATTCGTTTGTGGATATTTTACTTAATAATGCAAACTGGTATATAACACAACTTATCGAAACACACGGAAGCAGTACCACATTAATGGCACTGGCCACCTTCCTGATTGTGATGACCCTCCTGAAAACAGGAACTGCCTATTTTGGTTCATACTTTCTTATTCCTATAAGAACCGGCGTAGTGAAAGATATCCGGAACCAGATCAATGACAAAGTACTTTCCCTTCCTCTCGGCTTCTTTACGGAAGAGAGAAAAGGGGATATTCTTTCCAGGGTATCGGGCGATGTAAATGAAGTAGAGAACTCGGTGATGAGCTCTCTCGATATGCTCTTTAAGAATCCAATCCTGATCCTGATCTATCTGACCACTATGGTAATGTTAAGCTGGCAACTGACTCTCTTCGTAATGGTCGTGCTTCCGGTGATGGGGCTTGTGATGGGGCGTGTAGGTAGAAGTCTGAAAAGAAGTTCTTTCACGGCTCAGAACAAATGGGGAGAACTGATGTCGCAGATGGAGGAGACACTAAGCGGGCTACGGGTAATCAAAGCATTCGGAGCAGAAAATAAGATCTCCGGAAGATTTCATAGAGGGAATAACGAGTTCAGGCGGATGTCGAACAGGATCGCTCGCAGGCAGCAATTGGCACACCCCATGAGTGAACTGCTGGGTACTATCACCATTGCTATTGTACTATGGTTTGGCGGCACATTAATATTAGAAGGCAACAGTATGATCGACGCTGCCTCATTCATCTATTATCTCACCATATTTTACAGCATTATCAATCCGGCCAAGGAATTTTCCAAATCGGCCTATGCTGTGCAGCGTGGGTTGGCATCGATGGAGCGTATCGACAAAATACTGACTGCCGACAATAAGATTACCGACCCGGCACAATCTGTCGCGGTTACATTCAATTCCTATATAGATTACAAGGATGTATGGTTTAAATATGAAACAGATTGGGTCATCAAAGGAGTGAATCTGAAGATAGATAAGGGAAAGACCATTGCTCTTGTCGGTCAGTCGGGATCCGGAAAATCGACTATGGCGGATCTCCTGCCCCGGTTCTATGATATACAGAAGGGCGAAATTCTTATCGACGGGATCAATATAAAAGATATGAAAGTCCGGGATCTGAGGTCGCTGATGGGTTATGTAAACCAGGAAGCTATCCTTTTCAACGACACCTTTTATAATAATATAGCATTCGGGGTCACCAATCCGACCGAAAGTGAGGTGATCAATGCAGCTAAAATAGCCAATGCCCATGAATTC
This window of the Proteiniphilum saccharofermentans genome carries:
- a CDS encoding ABC transporter ATP-binding protein, coding for MKGIIHILKRFLPPYKKYVILAFIFNILTAILNVFSLATIIPILQVLFKINRETYSFIEWGSSDYSFVDILLNNANWYITQLIETHGSSTTLMALATFLIVMTLLKTGTAYFGSYFLIPIRTGVVKDIRNQINDKVLSLPLGFFTEERKGDILSRVSGDVNEVENSVMSSLDMLFKNPILILIYLTTMVMLSWQLTLFVMVVLPVMGLVMGRVGRSLKRSSFTAQNKWGELMSQMEETLSGLRVIKAFGAENKISGRFHRGNNEFRRMSNRIARRQQLAHPMSELLGTITIAIVLWFGGTLILEGNSMIDAASFIYYLTIFYSIINPAKEFSKSAYAVQRGLASMERIDKILTADNKITDPAQSVAVTFNSYIDYKDVWFKYETDWVIKGVNLKIDKGKTIALVGQSGSGKSTMADLLPRFYDIQKGEILIDGINIKDMKVRDLRSLMGYVNQEAILFNDTFYNNIAFGVTNPTESEVINAAKIANAHEFIMATEHGYQTNIGDRGGKLSGGQRQRISIARAILKNPKILILDEATSALDTDSERLVQEALEKLMKNRTTIVIAHRLSTIKNADEIYVMKDGHIVESGQHSTLYARGGYYTSLCDTQRDLSE